A genomic region of Nakamurella alba contains the following coding sequences:
- a CDS encoding sacsin N-terminal ATP-binding-like domain-containing protein, which produces MNRSADPSAVGPTGAADPFGTAQLRQAVLQAWTASPRRFREDANAEEALALGGYADRVIEELAANGVDAAVAAGVPAHLAIRVTAAAGGGAVLVVANTGAPLTADGVAALASLRASAKRGTADGVGQVGVGHFGVGFTAVSTISDHIVVRSTSGAVFFDRAATAALLDAADGDLRGEVQRRDGRVPTLRLPFALDTTDISAGVVTEVELAVPPDRLPDLQRVLDRLRAGGARDLFFSLPDLRRLEVRTPDGTLELAREDGPDGEVVLRSASGDAEAYRVVTRTGTIPPDLLADRPVEEQERTRWSLSWVLPAAPVASDVWDLPGERAATPVPPQLGAPMPTDERLTLPAGLVGTFPVEDTRRRLAPGPLTDHLMAEAVTGYLELVVSLPPDRRWDLVPGNGFPVGEVDGRLQSSVLEALRSAPVLVSTAGDPVTPDAASMVEGVGPAAAELLGQAVPGLVPEPDTAAGRAAARRLGIIRRSLSEAVAALAGLDRPAEFWSRLYELLADRSADDMAGVPVPLADGDRRIGARGTLLADDSLAEIATRVADLVPGLPLVHAAAAHRALLRWGAERAGADELLAAPAVLDRFADFRDGLDDAEPDPDELDDLAGVALDLAAAGGRGGALGVLVLTDADGLAWPAAELLLPGAVLADVLADDADLPEVHPDWTSRPAEVLLAAGLRSGFGIIETTLDDSFDPDDPRFAAVADLDRWWQQLPAGVATTGGTASLVADLDLVDEDRWPQALRMLAEGRDSRAALLTGVGDGPGYAAWWIGEHARFDGRRAGTWMRPGGTIPRGLYEDFPFTDDRSVAAAIGVPADLSEAVRQEPGDLLQRYADPARTVPPAAVPALTAAVVALVREDPDLPLPAFVRAVNGSAVPAEDAVVLDVPWYAGLLDPATVVPGGADPASVADLLDLRTASESAVRPGPGSSTTLDPGVLDRISTALGAGLPVLRAVDALTVSAGDRTVGVAFWPDGDGGWWVDGIEGACLASAWHTGHWTLRRTALAAALGRWTDLAVDDLGGSQGGQG; this is translated from the coding sequence GTGAACCGCTCCGCGGACCCGTCGGCCGTAGGTCCGACCGGCGCCGCGGATCCGTTCGGCACGGCGCAGCTCCGGCAGGCGGTGCTCCAGGCCTGGACGGCCTCGCCACGCCGGTTCCGGGAGGACGCGAACGCCGAGGAGGCGCTCGCGCTCGGCGGGTACGCGGACCGGGTGATCGAGGAGCTGGCCGCCAACGGCGTGGACGCTGCGGTGGCCGCCGGGGTTCCGGCCCACCTGGCGATCCGGGTCACGGCCGCCGCCGGTGGCGGTGCGGTGCTGGTCGTCGCCAACACCGGTGCCCCGCTCACCGCGGACGGCGTGGCGGCGCTGGCGTCGCTGCGCGCCTCCGCCAAGCGGGGGACTGCCGATGGTGTGGGTCAGGTCGGTGTGGGCCACTTCGGCGTGGGGTTCACTGCGGTGTCGACGATCTCGGACCACATCGTGGTGCGGTCCACCTCCGGTGCGGTGTTCTTCGACCGGGCGGCGACGGCCGCCCTCCTCGACGCGGCGGATGGTGATCTGCGCGGCGAGGTGCAGCGCCGGGACGGCCGGGTGCCCACGCTCCGGCTGCCGTTCGCGCTCGACACCACCGACATCTCCGCGGGTGTTGTCACCGAGGTAGAACTCGCCGTTCCGCCGGACCGGCTGCCTGACCTGCAGCGGGTGCTCGACCGGCTGCGGGCCGGCGGCGCCCGCGACCTGTTCTTCTCGCTGCCGGACCTGCGGCGGCTCGAAGTACGGACCCCGGACGGCACGCTGGAGCTGGCGCGGGAGGACGGCCCGGACGGCGAGGTGGTGCTGCGCAGTGCCTCCGGGGACGCCGAGGCCTACCGGGTGGTCACCCGCACCGGCACCATCCCGCCGGACCTGCTCGCCGACCGGCCGGTGGAGGAGCAGGAAAGGACCCGCTGGAGCCTGAGCTGGGTGCTCCCGGCGGCGCCCGTGGCGTCCGACGTGTGGGACCTCCCGGGCGAGCGCGCCGCCACGCCGGTCCCGCCGCAGCTCGGCGCCCCCATGCCCACCGACGAGCGGCTGACCCTGCCGGCCGGACTGGTCGGGACGTTCCCGGTGGAGGACACCCGCCGGAGGCTCGCGCCCGGCCCGCTGACCGATCACCTGATGGCGGAGGCGGTCACCGGCTACCTGGAACTCGTGGTGTCCTTGCCCCCCGACCGTCGCTGGGACCTGGTGCCGGGCAACGGGTTCCCGGTCGGAGAGGTGGACGGCCGGCTGCAGTCGTCGGTGCTGGAGGCGCTGCGCAGCGCGCCGGTGCTGGTCTCCACCGCCGGGGACCCGGTCACACCGGATGCGGCGAGCATGGTGGAGGGCGTCGGCCCGGCCGCTGCCGAGCTGCTGGGTCAGGCGGTTCCGGGACTCGTCCCGGAACCGGACACCGCCGCGGGACGGGCGGCCGCCCGCCGGCTCGGGATCATCCGGCGCAGCCTGTCCGAGGCGGTCGCGGCGCTGGCCGGGCTGGACCGTCCGGCGGAGTTCTGGTCCCGGCTCTACGAACTGCTCGCCGACCGGTCCGCCGACGACATGGCCGGTGTCCCGGTGCCTCTCGCCGACGGGGATCGCCGGATCGGCGCCCGCGGCACCCTGCTCGCCGACGACAGCCTGGCGGAGATCGCCACCCGGGTGGCGGATCTCGTGCCGGGCCTGCCGCTGGTACACGCCGCCGCGGCCCACCGCGCGCTGCTGCGCTGGGGTGCGGAGCGGGCCGGTGCCGACGAACTGCTGGCCGCACCGGCGGTGCTCGACCGGTTCGCCGACTTCCGGGACGGTCTCGACGATGCCGAGCCCGATCCCGACGAACTCGACGATCTCGCCGGCGTGGCACTGGATCTCGCGGCCGCGGGCGGGCGCGGCGGGGCACTGGGCGTCCTGGTGCTGACCGACGCGGACGGGCTGGCCTGGCCGGCCGCGGAGCTGCTGCTGCCGGGCGCCGTGCTCGCGGACGTGCTCGCCGACGACGCGGATCTGCCCGAGGTGCACCCGGACTGGACATCACGTCCGGCCGAGGTGCTGCTCGCGGCTGGGCTGCGCAGCGGATTCGGGATCATCGAGACCACCCTGGACGACTCCTTCGACCCGGACGATCCCCGGTTCGCCGCCGTCGCCGACCTGGACCGGTGGTGGCAGCAGTTGCCTGCCGGGGTGGCCACGACCGGCGGCACCGCCTCGCTGGTCGCCGATCTCGATCTCGTCGACGAGGACCGGTGGCCGCAGGCGCTGCGGATGCTGGCCGAGGGACGGGACTCCCGCGCCGCGCTGCTCACCGGGGTCGGCGACGGTCCCGGGTACGCCGCCTGGTGGATCGGCGAGCACGCCCGGTTCGACGGCCGGCGGGCGGGAACGTGGATGCGGCCGGGTGGCACCATTCCGCGCGGCCTGTACGAGGACTTCCCCTTCACCGACGACAGGTCGGTGGCCGCAGCGATCGGGGTGCCGGCCGACCTGTCGGAGGCGGTCCGGCAGGAACCGGGGGACCTGCTGCAGCGCTACGCCGACCCGGCCCGCACGGTCCCGCCCGCCGCCGTGCCCGCACTCACCGCCGCGGTGGTGGCGCTGGTGCGCGAGGATCCGGACCTGCCCCTGCCGGCGTTCGTCCGGGCCGTCAACGGGTCGGCCGTCCCGGCGGAGGACGCTGTGGTGCTCGACGTCCCCTGGTACGCCGGACTTCTGGACCCGGCCACGGTGGTCCCGGGCGGTGCGGACCCGGCGTCGGTGGCCGACCTGCTGGACTTGCGCACCGCTTCCGAGAGCGCCGTGCGGCCCGGTCCCGGATCCTCGACGACACTCGACCCGGGTGTGCTGGACCGGATCTCGACCGCACTGGGCGCCGGTCTGCCCGTCCTCCGCGCCGTGGACGCCCTCACCGTGTCGGCGGGGGACCGGACCGTCGGGGTGGCGTTCTGGCCGGACGGTGACGGCGGCTGGTGGGTCGACGGCATCGAGGGTGCCTGCCTGGCATCGGCCTGGCACACCGGTCACTGGACGCTCCGGCGCACCGCACTGGCCGCCGCCCTGGGCCGCTGGACCGACCTCGCGGTCGACGACCTCGGCGGCAGCCAGGGCGGGCAGGGCTAG
- a CDS encoding ABC transporter ATP-binding protein produces the protein MSDTTPVSTDQDWRGVALEDADTVSAEAGVKLQARSRRLLGSLLRPHRRWAVLAAVVMIVSEAAFLAGPLIVAYAIDTAAPALIAGDGTPLTVATLGYLAAGLVNAGAKALFVRLSAKVTQAILLDLRGRVFDHSQELSLSFHEQYTSGRVISRMTSDLDTLSDLSQEGLDGLISGILSVTAVTVTLIVLDPWLGIVALLAFLPIWLLTRVFQARSRAIYRRTRTAIAALIVQFTETMNGLRAVLAFRREPRNRTIFREFNEENAQSNGDGLIALAHYVPAVRLVGNLALAVVMVMGSFRVLDGAMELGVLAAFLLYVRRMYDPLDELAMFYNGYQSAVAALEKISGLLEEVPAVPEPARPTPIGAIAGDVRFERVEFAYHPGAPVLPRIDLRVPAGQTVALVGATGAGKSTLAKLLARFYDPTAGRVLLDGVDVAGLSTADLRRGVVTVTQESFLFSGSVADNIALGRPDATRAQIEQAADEIGAGGFIRALPDGFDTDVRKRGGRLSAGQRQLVAFARAFLADPAVLILDEATASLDIPSERAVQAALTTVLHGRTALIIAHRLSTVAIADRVLVMEGGRIVEDGAPHDLIGDGGAFSELHRAWRESLV, from the coding sequence ATGAGTGACACCACACCGGTGAGCACCGACCAGGACTGGCGCGGGGTGGCGCTGGAGGACGCCGACACCGTGTCGGCCGAGGCCGGTGTGAAGCTGCAGGCGCGTTCGCGTCGGCTGCTCGGATCGCTGCTGCGGCCGCACCGCCGGTGGGCCGTGCTGGCCGCCGTCGTGATGATCGTCAGCGAGGCGGCCTTCCTGGCCGGACCGCTGATCGTGGCGTACGCGATCGACACCGCCGCACCCGCGCTCATCGCCGGCGACGGCACCCCGTTGACCGTCGCCACCCTCGGCTACCTGGCTGCGGGCCTGGTCAACGCGGGCGCCAAGGCGCTGTTCGTCAGGCTGTCGGCGAAGGTGACCCAGGCGATCCTGCTCGACCTGCGCGGCCGGGTGTTCGACCACAGCCAGGAACTCAGCCTCAGCTTCCACGAGCAGTACACATCCGGCCGGGTGATCTCCCGGATGACCAGCGACCTGGACACCCTCTCGGACCTGTCCCAGGAGGGCCTGGACGGGCTAATCTCCGGCATCCTGTCGGTCACCGCGGTGACCGTGACGCTGATCGTGCTCGACCCGTGGCTGGGCATCGTGGCCCTGTTGGCGTTCCTGCCGATCTGGCTGCTCACCCGGGTCTTCCAGGCCCGGTCCCGGGCCATCTACCGCCGGACCCGGACGGCGATCGCAGCACTGATCGTGCAGTTCACCGAGACGATGAACGGCCTGCGGGCGGTGCTGGCCTTCCGTCGGGAACCGCGCAACCGCACCATCTTCCGGGAGTTCAACGAGGAGAACGCGCAGTCCAACGGGGACGGTCTGATCGCGCTGGCCCACTACGTGCCGGCGGTCCGGCTGGTCGGCAACCTGGCGCTGGCCGTGGTCATGGTGATGGGTTCGTTCCGGGTGCTCGACGGCGCGATGGAACTGGGTGTGCTGGCGGCGTTCCTGCTCTACGTGCGGCGGATGTACGACCCGCTGGACGAGCTGGCCATGTTCTACAACGGGTACCAGTCCGCGGTCGCGGCGCTGGAGAAGATCTCCGGCCTGCTGGAGGAGGTGCCGGCCGTCCCCGAGCCGGCCCGCCCCACGCCGATCGGCGCGATCGCCGGCGACGTCCGGTTCGAGCGGGTCGAGTTCGCCTACCACCCGGGCGCACCGGTGCTGCCCCGGATCGACCTGCGGGTGCCGGCCGGGCAGACCGTCGCGCTGGTGGGTGCCACCGGTGCGGGGAAGTCGACGCTGGCCAAGCTGCTGGCCCGGTTCTACGACCCGACCGCCGGCCGGGTGCTGCTCGACGGCGTCGACGTCGCCGGACTGTCCACCGCGGATCTGCGGCGGGGCGTGGTCACGGTGACCCAGGAGTCGTTCCTGTTCTCCGGGTCGGTGGCGGACAACATCGCGCTCGGCCGGCCCGACGCGACACGCGCGCAGATCGAGCAGGCGGCCGACGAGATCGGTGCCGGCGGCTTCATCCGGGCCCTGCCTGACGGGTTCGACACCGACGTCCGCAAGCGCGGCGGCCGGCTCTCCGCGGGGCAGCGGCAGCTGGTGGCGTTCGCCCGGGCGTTCCTCGCCGATCCCGCGGTGCTGATCCTCGACGAGGCGACCGCCTCGCTGGACATCCCGTCCGAGCGGGCCGTCCAGGCGGCGCTGACCACCGTGCTGCACGGCCGGACGGCGCTGATCATCGCCCACCGGCTGTCCACCGTGGCGATCGCCGACCGGGTGCTGGTGATGGAGGGCGGGCGCATCGTCGAGGACGGTGCACCGCACGACCTCATCGGCGACGGCGGTGCCTTCTCCGAACTGCACCGGGCCTGGCGGGAGTCGCTCGTCTGA
- a CDS encoding DUF2530 domain-containing protein — MSEHPAAPAGPPPLPPVKANLAHIVVPLTGLWFVLSVVLFFVRDELRAHDAMIWFWTCLAGWVLGVIGLSIYAWQRQAARRGTRSANAMALEEKIR; from the coding sequence GTGTCCGAGCACCCCGCCGCCCCGGCCGGTCCCCCGCCGTTGCCGCCGGTCAAGGCCAACCTCGCGCACATCGTGGTGCCGCTGACCGGTCTGTGGTTCGTGCTCTCGGTAGTGCTCTTCTTCGTCCGCGACGAACTGCGCGCCCACGATGCGATGATCTGGTTCTGGACCTGCCTGGCCGGTTGGGTGCTCGGGGTCATCGGGCTGTCCATTTACGCCTGGCAGCGGCAGGCGGCCCGACGGGGCACCCGCTCGGCCAACGCGATGGCGTTGGAGGAGAAGATCCGCTAG
- a CDS encoding DUF3027 domain-containing protein yields MSSPTVSESADSAVESSAASVAAIDAPVADVRTPVTLPMDAIDIARAALAADLPAGTAVGEYAGAVAEDEVAVSALFAATDPGYRGWVWSVTLAFVGDDRPTVSEVVLLPGHDALLAPDWLPWSERIRSGDIGPGDLLPPPVDDPRLVPAYVQSDDPAVEDVAHELGIGRVRVMSRDGRADVAERWHDGPFGPSSDMAHQAPARCSSCGFYLPLAGSLGVVAGACGNEFGPAEGRVVDAGYGCGAHSEVVVELPPLSAAGENVVDELRLEVHPRPEREVVTVADGEPDLSDISAVATDLAELSDVAELAELDGGDRELVPTDDADDLADLKVLDDLMATEQAAEEDAAHAAPLDAAEDAVPDGVVAEAVSDLPDAVADLPEAVAEVGAGTVADFSEDSVAETSVAAGAVAHGTGPDGDRPEETDPAESAAEDSGA; encoded by the coding sequence GTGAGTTCCCCGACCGTCTCCGAGTCCGCCGACTCCGCCGTCGAGTCCTCGGCAGCGTCCGTCGCCGCGATCGACGCGCCCGTTGCCGACGTCCGCACCCCGGTGACCCTGCCGATGGATGCGATCGACATCGCCCGGGCCGCGCTGGCCGCCGACCTGCCTGCCGGGACCGCGGTCGGCGAGTACGCCGGCGCCGTCGCGGAGGACGAGGTGGCGGTGTCCGCGTTGTTCGCCGCCACCGATCCCGGCTACCGCGGGTGGGTGTGGTCGGTGACGCTGGCGTTCGTCGGCGACGACCGGCCGACGGTCAGCGAGGTGGTGCTGCTGCCGGGCCACGATGCGCTGCTGGCGCCGGACTGGTTGCCGTGGAGCGAGCGGATCCGCTCCGGTGACATCGGACCCGGCGACCTGCTGCCGCCGCCGGTCGACGATCCGCGGTTGGTCCCCGCCTACGTCCAGTCCGACGACCCAGCGGTGGAGGACGTCGCGCACGAGCTCGGCATCGGACGGGTCCGGGTGATGAGCCGGGACGGCCGCGCCGACGTCGCGGAGCGCTGGCACGACGGGCCCTTCGGTCCCTCGTCGGACATGGCGCACCAGGCCCCGGCCCGGTGCAGCAGCTGCGGCTTCTACCTCCCGCTCGCCGGGTCGCTGGGTGTGGTCGCGGGCGCCTGCGGCAACGAGTTCGGTCCGGCCGAGGGTCGGGTCGTCGATGCCGGGTACGGCTGCGGCGCGCACTCCGAGGTGGTGGTGGAGCTGCCGCCGCTGTCCGCCGCCGGCGAGAACGTGGTGGACGAGCTGCGGCTCGAGGTGCACCCCCGGCCGGAGCGGGAGGTGGTCACGGTCGCCGACGGCGAGCCGGATCTCTCCGACATCAGTGCCGTGGCAACGGATCTCGCGGAGCTGTCGGATGTGGCCGAGCTGGCCGAACTGGACGGGGGCGATCGGGAGCTGGTGCCCACCGATGACGCCGATGACCTGGCCGACCTGAAGGTGCTGGACGATCTGATGGCCACCGAGCAGGCCGCGGAGGAGGATGCCGCGCACGCCGCACCGCTCGACGCGGCGGAGGACGCCGTGCCGGACGGTGTCGTGGCTGAGGCCGTGTCCGACCTTCCCGACGCCGTCGCGGATCTCCCGGAGGCCGTCGCCGAGGTGGGCGCCGGCACCGTCGCCGACTTCTCCGAGGACTCGGTCGCCGAGACCTCCGTCGCGGCAGGTGCTGTCGCGCACGGGACCGGCCCGGACGGGGACCGCCCCGAGGAGACCGACCCGGCGGAGAGCGCCGCGGAGGACTCCGGCGCGTGA
- a CDS encoding GNAT family N-acetyltransferase, translating into MSTVGPRVPGTRIRDGRENDLPALGRIEDAAGELFRTVGMDAIADDPSPTPSALRPFLADGRLAVATIGGDRPVGYLTLEIVDGAAHVAQLSVDPAVGRRGLGTALLDHAARWALARDLHTLTLTTFRDVPWNAPYYRARGFVDLPDDARGPELTAIVAGEAAHGLAAWPRVCQIHRL; encoded by the coding sequence ATGAGCACGGTCGGCCCGCGGGTGCCAGGGACGCGGATCCGCGACGGCCGGGAGAACGACCTGCCCGCGCTCGGCCGGATCGAGGACGCCGCCGGCGAGCTGTTCCGGACTGTCGGCATGGACGCGATCGCCGACGACCCCTCGCCCACGCCGTCCGCGCTGCGGCCGTTCCTGGCCGACGGACGGCTGGCGGTCGCCACGATCGGCGGCGACCGGCCGGTCGGCTACCTGACCCTAGAGATCGTCGACGGCGCCGCCCACGTCGCCCAGTTGAGCGTGGATCCGGCCGTCGGCCGCCGCGGGCTCGGCACGGCTCTGCTGGACCACGCCGCGCGGTGGGCACTCGCCCGCGACCTGCACACCCTCACCCTGACCACCTTCCGGGACGTGCCGTGGAACGCGCCCTACTACCGCGCCCGCGGATTCGTCGACCTGCCCGACGACGCGCGCGGACCGGAGCTGACGGCGATCGTGGCCGGCGAGGCCGCCCACGGTCTGGCGGCCTGGCCCCGCGTCTGCCAGATCCACAGGCTGTGA
- a CDS encoding MarR family winged helix-turn-helix transcriptional regulator, producing MPDIAPLANELRLSIHRLTRRLRQQQPESEMTLTQLSALAIVWREGPLTAGDLAAREQVRPPSITRVVDGLEAAGMVFRKANPADGRQVLVEITEQGASRMEEYVRLRQEWLAEQLVTLSARDREVLKRAATIMNELALR from the coding sequence ATGCCCGACATCGCGCCCCTGGCCAACGAGCTGCGGCTGTCCATCCACCGTCTCACCCGCCGACTCCGCCAGCAGCAGCCGGAGTCCGAGATGACGCTGACGCAGTTGTCGGCGCTGGCCATCGTGTGGCGGGAGGGACCGCTGACGGCCGGGGACCTGGCGGCCCGCGAGCAGGTGCGTCCGCCGAGCATCACCCGGGTGGTGGACGGGCTGGAGGCGGCCGGCATGGTGTTCCGGAAGGCGAACCCCGCCGACGGCCGCCAGGTGCTGGTGGAGATCACCGAGCAGGGGGCCTCGCGGATGGAGGAGTACGTCCGGCTGCGGCAGGAGTGGCTCGCCGAGCAGCTGGTGACGCTGTCCGCCCGCGACCGCGAGGTGCTGAAGCGGGCGGCGACGATCATGAACGAACTCGCGCTGCGCTGA
- a CDS encoding DUF2537 domain-containing protein yields the protein MTAGPADQAQDAVAPEQDAVAAERATVGTEPDSVGTEQDGIPGPPERRPRADPEDWRWVREIRSSGEPTPWAPGVALLLFSALLVGVAIFVLSSGLADVPLMAVLINLVVAGGLAPAVWLTRTLPVLRWVAGGVALGIVVGWFAALIFLA from the coding sequence ATGACAGCCGGACCCGCCGACCAGGCACAGGACGCGGTCGCCCCGGAGCAGGACGCGGTCGCCGCAGAGCGGGCCACGGTCGGGACCGAGCCGGACTCGGTCGGGACCGAGCAGGACGGCATCCCCGGCCCGCCGGAGCGCCGGCCCCGGGCCGATCCGGAGGACTGGCGGTGGGTCCGGGAGATCCGTTCCTCCGGCGAGCCCACGCCGTGGGCGCCCGGCGTGGCACTGCTGCTCTTCTCGGCCCTGCTCGTCGGGGTGGCGATCTTCGTGCTGTCCTCGGGGCTGGCGGACGTCCCGCTGATGGCGGTGCTGATCAACCTCGTGGTGGCCGGTGGCCTGGCCCCGGCAGTCTGGCTGACCCGCACGCTGCCGGTACTGCGATGGGTCGCCGGCGGGGTCGCCCTCGGCATCGTGGTCGGCTGGTTCGCCGCCCTGATCTTCCTTGCCTGA
- a CDS encoding TrmH family RNA methyltransferase, producing MSPRVEITDPDDPRVGDFRDLKRADRRPDRPGGRGLVLAEGTVVVRRLLDSTYPVRGLLGVDRRYDELAADLAHLEAPFFVATAEVMAQIVGFHLNRGVLAAADRVAFPPVSGMISTATTLAVLEGVGDHENIGAVFRNAAALGIDAVLLGPGCADPLYRRSVRVSMGTVLHVPFAVDDRPVGDLLGELRTAGFTVVATTPRPEAVPLADAGLGGLRAAVLLGSEGPGLTDEALRAADRWVRIPMARGVDSLNIATAGAIVFAALAAGADGPVVPESRA from the coding sequence GTGTCCCCGCGTGTCGAGATCACCGATCCGGACGATCCACGGGTCGGTGACTTCCGCGATCTGAAGCGGGCCGACCGCCGGCCGGACCGGCCCGGCGGGCGTGGACTCGTGCTCGCCGAGGGCACCGTGGTGGTGCGCCGGCTGCTCGACTCCACCTACCCGGTGCGCGGGCTGCTCGGTGTCGACCGCCGGTACGACGAGCTGGCCGCCGACCTGGCGCACCTGGAGGCACCCTTCTTCGTGGCCACCGCCGAGGTGATGGCGCAGATCGTCGGGTTCCACCTCAACCGCGGGGTGCTGGCCGCCGCGGACCGGGTCGCGTTCCCGCCTGTCTCCGGGATGATCTCCACTGCAACAACTCTCGCCGTTCTCGAAGGGGTCGGGGACCACGAGAACATCGGGGCGGTCTTCCGGAACGCCGCGGCGCTGGGGATCGACGCCGTGCTGCTCGGGCCGGGCTGCGCCGACCCGCTGTACCGGCGCAGCGTCCGGGTCTCGATGGGCACCGTGCTGCACGTGCCGTTCGCCGTGGACGACCGACCGGTGGGCGACCTGCTGGGGGAGCTGCGCACGGCCGGCTTCACCGTGGTCGCGACCACCCCGCGCCCCGAGGCCGTCCCGCTCGCCGATGCCGGGCTCGGCGGGCTGCGGGCGGCCGTCCTGCTGGGCTCGGAGGGGCCGGGGCTCACGGACGAGGCGCTGCGGGCCGCCGACCGGTGGGTCCGTATCCCGATGGCCCGCGGGGTGGACTCGCTCAACATCGCCACGGCCGGTGCCATCGTCTTCGCGGCGCTGGCGGCCGGGGCCGACGGACCGGTCGTGCCAGAATCGCGGGCATGA